The Leptospira mtsangambouensis sequence ATAAAAAAATACAATCTGGTCTAACGGTTTTTGTGCATCGACAAAATCACAAAAAATAGCAGTGCGTTTTTGGTTTAAAATGAATTCTTCAGCGAGGGGAGATCCGTTTTTATGTAAAACGGCAAGTGCAATGGGCAATACGGCAGTGCCCGATACCCGAAGGATGCCAATCGCTCCGGGTCCTTGGGCAGTGGACAATGCCGCAATGGTATCAATCAAGATCTTCTTGATCTACTCCATCAGCAAAATCTTCAACAGGAAGTCCTTTTTTAGATGGATCTTCCAAATCTTTGTATTTATGTTTTTCTTTTGCCGAGATGACACGAACTCTTTTAAAAGTTCCGTTTCCTTCTGATCTTGTGAAAACTCTTTCATCTTCTTGAATTGCCATATGAACAATTCTTCTTTCGAAAGGATTCATTGGATCGAGTAGTTTGGATCTTCCAGATTTAATTACGGATGCGGCAACGGATTTTGCCAATCGAATAAGAGATAACTCGCGTTTGTCGCGATAAGATTCGATATCCAAAACTATTTTTCGGTTGTGACGAATTTTTGGATCAACCATTAGGTTGAGAAGGAATTGAAGAGAATCTAAAGTTCCTCCTCTTTTACCAATAATGAGTCCTGATTCTTTACTTGTAAGTTCGACATAGATTTTTCCATCTACATCACCCATTCCTACCACTTCAGCAGGAATTCCCATTTTTTTCAAAATGGTGATGATCACTCCATGAATGATTTTTTCGGATGGGATGTCGTTGTTTGCAACAAACGCGCGTACAACGGCTGGTTTTTTTTGTGTGATTCCTAAAAATCCGGATTTTCCGGAATCAACTACTTCGAATCGTAAATCGCCTGGTTGGAGACGAAGTGTTTCGAGAGAGTATTCTTCTGCCTCACTTTTCGTTTTTCCTTCGGCTTCGAAAATGTAATTATTCATCTGTGATCTTCCTTGTTAAACAATGATTTCATTTTTTCTTTTTGTTTTGGTTTCTAAACCCAGGTCTTGCAACCGCAGAAGCTTTGTTTGCTGGCTCTGGCCCATTATTTGTTGGTTTTTTATCTTCTGATTTACCAAATTTGTTCGTATACACTTGTTGTGCGATCGATAGAATATTTTGCATTGTCCAATACATTGTCACACCAGCAGGCATTGACCAGAAAAAATATAACATGATGACTGGCATCATGTACATCATCATCTTTTGGTTTGGATCAGTGGAAACCGTTGTCATTCTAGACTGAACTACTTGCGTTGCTACCATGATGAGTGGAAGGATGTTGATCGCAAGGGCTCCAATAAACGCTAACTTTGGAGTAGTATAAACAGTATCTGGTTCACTTAAATCTTTGATCCATAAAAATGGAGAATTCCAAAGATCAACTGTATCGGAAAATGCAGTATACAATGCGATAAAGATAGGAATTTGGATGAGCATCGGAAGGCAACCTGCCATTGGATTGGTTCCGTTCTTTTTATATAACTCTACTGTCTTTTCTTGTTTGAGTTTTGGATCATCCGCATATTTTTCATTGATGAGTTTGATTTGTGGAGATAACTCCTGCATCTTTTTCATCGATTCCGCCTGTTTTTTGTTCAGCGGATAGAATGCTAATTTAAAGAGGATCGCAAAAATCACGATTGCCCAACCGTAGTTAGGAATGACGAGATAGATCTTTTTTAAGATCCAAACAATTCCATTGCGAAGAGGTGTTGTTATCCCTTGGTTAAAGGATTTGTCGAGAGATTCACTAAGGCCTGCAAACACGGAGTCTTTGTTGATTTTTGGATCAAGGTTGCTATCGCGGAAAGCAGTTCCGTCAAGTTCTCTAACACCGACATAAGCCGCATAATCTAAGTTTACTTCTTCACCTGGTCCAAGTTTCAAATTGTCATAAACTAAAAGAACACCTGTTTCGTTCCCTTTGCGGTTATCAAGGAGGACTCCAGCTGGTTTATCATCCAATGGGTCGATGACGCCGATGAAGTAACGGCTTCCTGTTCCCACGAAGTCTACTTTTTCGTTCGAACCTTTTTTGATTTCGTAACGTGTGTCTTTTCCATCATTTGAACCAAATAGGTTATCAAAAAAACCTTGTGTGCTGGTTCCATCTACGTGGTCTTTAAAACTTCCATCTAAGTAGTAATAACGAAAGTAGTGAGCGTTATCACGATCATTAAAGTCTTCTTTTTTCTTAAGTACTGGTCCAAGGGAACTAAAAGATCTAAAGTAAACATCAGATTTTGAAGGGGAGATATTGATGGTTTCTGTGGATCTGTTTTTAAGTGTTAAATGAAATTTGAAATAGTTTTCAGATGGGAAAAACTGAAATTTCTTTTGGATCGTATATTTTCCATCTAACGAAGGTGCTTCGAAGATTACTGTTTTTGTTTCGGCATTGTAACTGGAACTAAAGTTTACTAAGTTGTATGCAGAAAAAGGAATGGTGTCTTTGTCTTCAATGATGTTGAAGTCAAAACCTTGTCCTCTAGTGAGTTCTACAGCTTTTTCTTTTTTCCCATCAAATTCAATTTCGAATTTAGGATCTTTTGCAATCGCAAATTCAGAACCATCTGGTTCTTTATGATCTTTAATATAGTATTCTGTGATTCTTCCGCCTAAACTAGAAAAATGAACTAAAAATGAATCTGTCTTTAAAGAAAAGGTTTTTACGTCTTCTGGTTTTACTGGATTTAACTTAGTTGTTTCTGCTGTTGGCTTTTTAATTTCTGATTTTGAATCCGTTGCATTTCCGTTAGGTTTCTCTTTTTCAGAATCATTTTTTTTGGAAACTTCGTCCGCGGTTTTTGGTTTCGGTGGTTGTGGTGGAAAGAAGAAATAGTTAATCCCCATCCATACCGCTAAACTGAGGAATAGCGCGAGGAATAAACGACCTTGTCTGTTGGTGGAATCATTTTGCATAAGTTAACTCTTGTTAAAGGATTTCGGTAAAGGATCATGCCCGCCTTCGTGGTAAGGATGGCATTTTGAAATTCTAACTACACTAAGAACAAGCGCCTTATACCAAGGATAAGTTTCAAACGCTTGTTTGGCATATTCAGAACAACTGGGGGAAAACCGGCAAGCCGGTGGCAATAGAGGGGACAGCAGTTTTTTGTAGAGAAAAATGAGAACCAAAAACAGCCGATTCATGGGAATTGTTTTAGAACCGAAAGGAACAAAACCTCTCGGTCTTCCTTGGATAACTTCGCAAATTCTTTTTGAACGAGTAGGGCACAATCGTATCCAACAGGTAACAAAGAAATATGTTTCCTAACCAGTTCTCGGAGAATTCGTTTGGAACGGTTGCGTTCAACGGCTGTTTTGTGAGTTTTATCGGGGCAAAATAAAAAACTGGCAAACGGAAGGCCGTTTTTTCGAACAAGCCATCGCATCGGTGGCCTGCCCATTTTACGATTCTGACGAAAGAGTTCCTGGATCCTGGTTTGGTCGCGAAGGGTCTCCGAAGGAAGCTCCTAAATTAGAACTTTCTCCCGATTTTTTCGTCGGAAACAGTCAATTTAGCACGGCCTTTTCTTCTTCTGTTGGCTATCACATTTCGTCCGCCTGGGGTAGCCATTCTGGCTCGGAATCCGTGAGTTCTCACGCGTTTAATTTTACTCGGTTGGAATGTACGTTTCATGAAACACCTAATTAATCTATATATGATCGCAAAAATATGAGGTCTTTTGAAAGGTTTTTGGTACCCCCATGGAAGTCAAGGGGAATTGGGAAAAATGATTGGACAGTGCCTTTCTTATGAGACATAAGGTAAAATTTGAATCAGGATCAGGACTCTGCGAGGTGCGGGTGAGTGACTTTCCTTTTCTACTCCCTATCGTTGGTGATCGGCTGAATTTGTTTCAGAGAAGGACCAAGAAAACGAGTGGTTTTTGTGTATGGGTCACTTTGGAAAGTGAGTTTCTTTTTCGCATCGTTTACTTTAGAAAGTGGGTTACATTTTCGCATTGTTCACTTTAGAAAGTGGGTTACATTTTCGCATTGTTCACTTTAGAAAGTGAGTTTCTTTTTTGTATCTCTTTCCTTGGAAACTTAGCAACCTTTTCTCCTATGAATTCCTTCCCAGTTTTCAACTAGCTTCCAACCAACTGTTTTAATGGTTTTCAGAATTCCAATGCCAGATGAAACAAGATCATGATGGGAAATGGGAATCCGCTGGAAAAAGAAAGTCACTTTCCTTTTCGTCTCACGAACCAAATGATCTCAGTTTCTTTATTGATTGGTTTACTTTCGATTGTTGATTTATTTGCAGAGTCAAATAAGATCCACAACCGTCGACACAATCAAAATAGCAAAAACCAGTCCTCCGCATTTCATATCCCTGAAACAGTAAAACCATTCAATCAGATGGATTTTGTGCGAGATTCAAATTTGGAATCCGCGTTAAGAGAATCGATACAACACTATAAAAGATTGCCTAAAGATAATAAATTTCGTTTTGGGGAGGAAGAATTCACAAATGAAGAAATCCTTCGGTCATTTTCAAATCTTCAGTCAATCATCCACAATACACCCGATGATCAGATAAAAAGTGAAATCGAAAAATATTTTCAATATATTGAGTTGAGACCTTCCACTGATTTACCAACGATTACAGGATATTATGAAGTACGAATTCGTGGAAAAAACAAACAAGAAGGAGAATTTCAGTATCCTGCATTAACTCCTCCTATCTCTGACTCAAGTTTTTCGGAGAATCCTAAACACTTTCATCGAGATAAATGGATTCAAAAATCAATTTGGGAAAAATATTCGAAACCTATTGTTTTCTTAAGATTGACGGACTTACATTTAGCACAGTTAGAAGGGTCGGCCCTAGTTGAAATGGAAACCAATGAGAGATTTCGGATCAATTATGCTGAAGACAATGGGAAAGATTATATTAGTCCTTCTGTTCATCTACATGGTATTTGTCCAAGTCTTAAACCATATCATTTATCAAATTGTATCCAATCTAAACCTAAGGAAGTAACTGAAGCAATTTTAAAGAATCCTAGATATATATTCTTTCACAAAGAATCATTGTTAGATGGTGACATGAGCCAATATCATTTGGGTCCAAAAGGTAGCGGTGGCATTCGATTGGTAGCTTACCGATCGGTGGCAATGGATATAAAAATTCCTTTAGGACTTCCTGTCCTTCTTTCTTTTCAATCAAATAAAGAATTGGTGAATAACCGTTTGGTTTTTGTTCATGATAGGGGAAATGCTATCACCGGTCTTGGTAGGTTGGATTATTTTTTAGGGAGTGAGAACGGAGTGGAAGAGGAAGCAAACAATTTGTTAACAAAAGGAAAAGTAGTTTTGTTACTCCCAAGGAAAGAAAAAAAAATTAGATAAATATATGCTAATTTATATAAGTTTAAATTAGTTCGAGATTCGAAATTTCAATGTTCTTTGAAAGGTCCCTCACATTTACATTTCGTTTTTGATTCCTTGGTAAAAAATGATAAAAATAGTTTCCATTTCTTTTTCTGGATCAATTGGATATTTGGGTGCTAATACAAATTTTGTAATTAAAAAACTAGCGGCCAAACTAAAAGAAGCTCTTACAATTTGATTCGGATCTAAATCCTTTCTGATCTCACCTATTTGCTGAAAATACTTGATAGCTTCTACGGAAGTATCATACAAATTTATTTTCCAAAGATTCCCAAAGATCTCTGCAAATTCTTTTGAGAACAGTAGGGCACCGAGAAGTAGTTTTAGTTTTTGAGGTTCTTTTGCTACGGCAGTATATCTTGCCTTTAAAATAGTAACATACCATTCTTTGAAATTTGGTTTCAACGATTGTAATCTTTCTTTGAGGTCAGACATATGGCCGGGTAAAATCGTTGAAAGAAGTAAACCTGAAAGAACCCGTCTATATAAATCAATCTTAGAGGGAAAATATTTAAAGAGCGTACGTTCTGTTACACCAGCCCTTTTTGCTAATTCTGCAGTTGTTGCACCTGAAAATCCTAACTCAGCAAAAACATCCTCAGCAGCCTTTACGATGTCTTTTTCCTTTTCTGACTCGGGATTTTGGTAAGCATTAAATTCGTTTTGTAGTGACTTTAGGGTTAGTTTCATGAGTTTACCAGTCTCCGTTTTGTATCATTTTTTAATTGTACCAGAATTTTTCGATTGATTTTTTGTATAGTATTTACTTTACAATGAATTTGTGAGAGTATAGCGTTTACTATACTTTGGAGAATTGTAATGAAAAAGGTTCAATTAGGGTTGTTAGCAAAGTTGGATATACGTTGGAACAGGAAGTCTGTGAAATCGGCAGAATCCGGAAGAGAAGTGCTTGCCGATGGACGAGTTAAATATTGGATTCGGCATGATACAATCAAAGGAGTTTTTCCAAAAATGTTGGTTTGGTGGTTCCAACATTTAGAAGGTGATATCGAATATGAAGGAAAGATCTATAATCGTTATCATGTTTGGCATCCCGAAGACCATGTTCATGTTAGTTATGAAAAAAGAAAACCAGATGGTAGTGTTGGGCCTGGAGCAGTTTTAAGAATTGTAGAATACCTTGGTAGGAAAAAGAATTATTTAGTGAATGTTGTCAGTCCCATCGAAAAATTAGATGAGGAAGGTTTTATTCATAATCCAAAACTGTATGGATTTTTACCGATTGCAAGAATGGAATATAGTTTTAAGGAAAGTGCAGAGGGAACTCGTTATGAAAATTGTTTGATTGTCGGATGGAAAGGATTTAGTTTTAAGTTGTTACGACCCATCTTTGAGTTTTTGTTTTTTGACAATCAACATGGTTTTTATTGGATTAAACATAACATTGAAGAGGTGGGTCAGTTCGAAAGTTTTTTACCAGATCTTTATAGGAAGGAAAATGAAAATTTACGGTGACAGACAATCAGGAAATAGTTATAAACTATTACTCGTAACTTCCTTTCTAGAGATTCCATACGAATGGCAAGATATTGATATAAAAAAAGGAGAAACCAAAACAGATTCATTTCTGAAAATGAATCCGAATGGGAAAATTCCTATTTTAATTTTGGATGATGGCAGAATTTTATCAGAGTCCAATGCTATTTTGAATTTTTTGGCGGAGGGGAGTGATCTGATTCCAAAAGACCATTTTGAAAAAGCCAAGGTCTTACAGTGGCAGTTTTTTGAACAATACAGTCATGAACCTTATATTGCAGTAGCAAGATTTATTAAGCATTATTTGGGGATTCCCGAGGAGAGACGAGCAGAATACGAATCTAAACAAGAAGGTGGGCATAAAGCTTTACGAGTTATGGAAACCCAGCTAACAAAGAATAAATTTTTGGTTGGTGATTCTTTAACTACAGCAGATATATCTTTGTTTGCTTACACACATGTGGCACATGAAGGTGGATTTGATTTATCATCATATCCAAAAGTTCTAGAATGGATCAAACGAATTGAATCATTGGATAGATTTAAACCAATGAAATCAATCTGAGTGAAGTTTGCATTGTTCGGCGTCAGTTTCTAGTTCAATGGTTGTATGGATGATTTCAAATTCTAATGCAACCTTCCTAATTTTTTCTTTAATCTTTTGAAATTCATTTAGTTTAACAGTTTTGTCTATCAGCACATGTAAGGAAGCAACATGGTGGTTCCCGTCTAAACTCCAAATTTTGATATCATGGACCGAATGGATTCCTTTGATTTTTTCCCAATGTTCAATT is a genomic window containing:
- the jag gene encoding RNA-binding cell elongation regulator Jag/EloR; this encodes MNNYIFEAEGKTKSEAEEYSLETLRLQPGDLRFEVVDSGKSGFLGITQKKPAVVRAFVANNDIPSEKIIHGVIITILKKMGIPAEVVGMGDVDGKIYVELTSKESGLIIGKRGGTLDSLQFLLNLMVDPKIRHNRKIVLDIESYRDKRELSLIRLAKSVAASVIKSGRSKLLDPMNPFERRIVHMAIQEDERVFTRSEGNGTFKRVRVISAKEKHKYKDLEDPSKKGLPVEDFADGVDQEDLD
- the yidC gene encoding membrane protein insertase YidC, with amino-acid sequence MQNDSTNRQGRLFLALFLSLAVWMGINYFFFPPQPPKPKTADEVSKKNDSEKEKPNGNATDSKSEIKKPTAETTKLNPVKPEDVKTFSLKTDSFLVHFSSLGGRITEYYIKDHKEPDGSEFAIAKDPKFEIEFDGKKEKAVELTRGQGFDFNIIEDKDTIPFSAYNLVNFSSSYNAETKTVIFEAPSLDGKYTIQKKFQFFPSENYFKFHLTLKNRSTETINISPSKSDVYFRSFSSLGPVLKKKEDFNDRDNAHYFRYYYLDGSFKDHVDGTSTQGFFDNLFGSNDGKDTRYEIKKGSNEKVDFVGTGSRYFIGVIDPLDDKPAGVLLDNRKGNETGVLLVYDNLKLGPGEEVNLDYAAYVGVRELDGTAFRDSNLDPKINKDSVFAGLSESLDKSFNQGITTPLRNGIVWILKKIYLVIPNYGWAIVIFAILFKLAFYPLNKKQAESMKKMQELSPQIKLINEKYADDPKLKQEKTVELYKKNGTNPMAGCLPMLIQIPIFIALYTAFSDTVDLWNSPFLWIKDLSEPDTVYTTPKLAFIGALAINILPLIMVATQVVQSRMTTVSTDPNQKMMMYMMPVIMLYFFWSMPAGVTMYWTMQNILSIAQQVYTNKFGKSEDKKPTNNGPEPANKASAVARPGFRNQNKKKK
- the yidD gene encoding membrane protein insertion efficiency factor YidD; this encodes MNRLFLVLIFLYKKLLSPLLPPACRFSPSCSEYAKQAFETYPWYKALVLSVVRISKCHPYHEGGHDPLPKSFNKS
- the rpmH gene encoding 50S ribosomal protein L34, which encodes MKRTFQPSKIKRVRTHGFRARMATPGGRNVIANRRRKGRAKLTVSDEKIGRKF
- a CDS encoding MltA domain-containing protein — encoded protein: MISVSLLIGLLSIVDLFAESNKIHNRRHNQNSKNQSSAFHIPETVKPFNQMDFVRDSNLESALRESIQHYKRLPKDNKFRFGEEEFTNEEILRSFSNLQSIIHNTPDDQIKSEIEKYFQYIELRPSTDLPTITGYYEVRIRGKNKQEGEFQYPALTPPISDSSFSENPKHFHRDKWIQKSIWEKYSKPIVFLRLTDLHLAQLEGSALVEMETNERFRINYAEDNGKDYISPSVHLHGICPSLKPYHLSNCIQSKPKEVTEAILKNPRYIFFHKESLLDGDMSQYHLGPKGSGGIRLVAYRSVAMDIKIPLGLPVLLSFQSNKELVNNRLVFVHDRGNAITGLGRLDYFLGSENGVEEEANNLLTKGKVVLLLPRKEKKIR
- a CDS encoding TetR/AcrR family transcriptional regulator — encoded protein: MKLTLKSLQNEFNAYQNPESEKEKDIVKAAEDVFAELGFSGATTAELAKRAGVTERTLFKYFPSKIDLYRRVLSGLLLSTILPGHMSDLKERLQSLKPNFKEWYVTILKARYTAVAKEPQKLKLLLGALLFSKEFAEIFGNLWKINLYDTSVEAIKYFQQIGEIRKDLDPNQIVRASFSLAASFLITKFVLAPKYPIDPEKEMETIFIIFYQGIKNEM
- a CDS encoding DAPG hydrolase family protein; the protein is MKKVQLGLLAKLDIRWNRKSVKSAESGREVLADGRVKYWIRHDTIKGVFPKMLVWWFQHLEGDIEYEGKIYNRYHVWHPEDHVHVSYEKRKPDGSVGPGAVLRIVEYLGRKKNYLVNVVSPIEKLDEEGFIHNPKLYGFLPIARMEYSFKESAEGTRYENCLIVGWKGFSFKLLRPIFEFLFFDNQHGFYWIKHNIEEVGQFESFLPDLYRKENENLR
- a CDS encoding glutathione S-transferase family protein, coding for MKIYGDRQSGNSYKLLLVTSFLEIPYEWQDIDIKKGETKTDSFLKMNPNGKIPILILDDGRILSESNAILNFLAEGSDLIPKDHFEKAKVLQWQFFEQYSHEPYIAVARFIKHYLGIPEERRAEYESKQEGGHKALRVMETQLTKNKFLVGDSLTTADISLFAYTHVAHEGGFDLSSYPKVLEWIKRIESLDRFKPMKSI